From Maribacter dokdonensis DSW-8, the proteins below share one genomic window:
- a CDS encoding type IX secretion system plug protein has protein sequence MRIFFQHFICLLFLQNLIAQVQVEVNPPENIKSIVFKGPTEDQFPVIKIGEPLYLEFDDILANEQDYYYKIVHCDYDWTPSSLLKSQFLDGVDNQRITDYENSYSTLQSYSNYQLTIPNDNVRLKVSGNYLLEVYNSYNEIQFSRRFVVYKDVVTVGTEIKRSRDFNFINEKQVVQFSINSGSTRLINPKKEVKVAILQNHYWPTMITNIAPQYTLGSELVYKYDQETAFYGGNEFLLFDTSDLRAPSSQISSIDLTDLYNHYLFSDDFRNDKPYTYFPDINGDFVVRTLQGDNASREAEYTNVHFSLPYTEFIALDDVYVFGKFNNYALTEENKMVYNEKNGMLEATLKMKQGFYNYKYAIKSDNKTKLNEVGGNFHFTENTYLVLVYYRNFGDMYDSIIGIGSANSRNITN, from the coding sequence ATGCGCATTTTCTTCCAACACTTTATTTGTCTTTTATTTTTACAGAATTTGATCGCCCAAGTTCAAGTAGAGGTAAATCCGCCCGAAAATATTAAATCAATAGTTTTCAAAGGTCCCACTGAAGATCAATTTCCTGTTATTAAAATTGGAGAACCACTCTATTTGGAATTTGATGACATCCTTGCAAACGAACAAGATTATTATTACAAAATAGTACACTGCGATTACGATTGGACACCCTCTTCCCTTCTTAAGTCTCAATTCTTAGACGGAGTTGACAATCAGCGCATCACAGATTACGAGAATAGCTATAGTACCTTACAATCATACTCCAACTACCAATTAACCATACCCAATGACAATGTACGCTTAAAGGTTAGCGGCAACTATCTTTTAGAAGTATATAACAGTTATAACGAAATACAGTTTTCAAGAAGGTTTGTCGTCTATAAAGATGTGGTAACCGTTGGTACCGAAATAAAACGATCACGGGACTTCAACTTTATCAACGAAAAACAAGTAGTTCAATTCAGTATAAATTCTGGATCTACCAGATTGATCAACCCCAAAAAAGAAGTGAAAGTAGCCATATTACAGAATCACTATTGGCCCACTATGATCACCAACATAGCCCCACAATACACCTTAGGAAGCGAGCTAGTATACAAATACGATCAAGAAACAGCTTTTTATGGCGGCAATGAATTTTTACTTTTTGATACTAGCGACCTTAGAGCTCCAAGTTCCCAGATCTCAAGTATTGACCTTACCGATTTGTACAACCACTATCTTTTCTCCGACGATTTTAGAAATGACAAACCTTACACTTACTTTCCGGATATCAATGGAGATTTTGTTGTTAGAACATTACAAGGTGATAATGCCTCTAGAGAAGCTGAATACACAAACGTCCATTTTAGTCTACCCTATACAGAATTCATTGCCTTAGACGACGTTTATGTTTTTGGGAAATTCAATAACTACGCCCTAACAGAAGAAAATAAAATGGTCTACAATGAAAAGAACGGAATGCTAGAGGCCACTTTAAAGATGAAACAAGGTTTTTACAACTACAAGTACGCTATAAAGAGTGACAATAAAACAAAACTAAACGAAGTTGGCGGTAATTTTCATTTTACCGAGAACACCTATTTGGTATTGGTATATTATAGAAATTTCGGAGATATGTACGATAGTATTATAGGTATAGGCTCTGCCAATTCTAGAAATATCACGAACTAA
- a CDS encoding DUF3667 domain-containing protein, giving the protein MENKPTTQPKGRYELKYRGVDCLNCGHPLELSDKYCPNCSQANSTKKLTILDFFEEFLANYVSYDSKLWRTLAALLLRPGKITKEYISGRRLSYTNPFRFLLSLSIIYFLILSINSEFESFNKFGSANKRPFIDLNTEFNNLEFENEAERKIALAQIDSLKLNKYLKNTIDQKDSMVLANPKFYFNQIDTNGLTDRFFKKIDFFNTTIKHDTIYYFDESTEKFDIPSTRENKMAFNLANSLVEIEKRPGTFLNTLFSKLPFTTFFFLPFFSFFIWLVYIRKKYTYTDHLIFSFHNQSLLFILLIVSNLLNAVFNFSSEGLFILIFAFYLYKAMRNFYQQGRVKTVIKYFFLNTIFFILGIIAITILIAQSVFTY; this is encoded by the coding sequence ATGGAAAACAAACCAACCACCCAACCAAAAGGCAGATACGAATTAAAATACAGAGGTGTTGACTGCCTAAATTGCGGACACCCTTTAGAGTTAAGTGACAAGTATTGCCCAAATTGTTCGCAGGCCAACAGCACTAAAAAGCTAACCATATTAGATTTCTTCGAAGAATTTCTAGCCAATTACGTATCGTACGACTCTAAGTTATGGCGAACCTTGGCAGCCCTTTTATTAAGACCTGGCAAAATCACTAAAGAATATATTTCAGGAAGGCGATTGTCTTACACAAACCCTTTTAGGTTTTTACTAAGCCTGTCTATCATCTACTTTTTAATATTAAGCATTAATAGTGAATTTGAATCCTTCAATAAATTCGGTTCTGCCAACAAACGCCCCTTTATAGATTTAAATACGGAATTCAACAATTTGGAATTCGAAAATGAAGCGGAGAGAAAAATTGCACTGGCACAAATAGATTCATTAAAACTAAACAAGTACTTAAAAAACACCATAGACCAAAAAGACTCTATGGTTCTAGCAAATCCGAAATTTTATTTTAATCAAATAGACACCAACGGTTTAACGGATAGATTTTTTAAAAAAATTGATTTTTTCAATACAACGATCAAACATGACACCATTTACTATTTTGATGAGAGTACAGAAAAGTTTGATATACCCAGCACTAGGGAAAACAAAATGGCCTTTAACCTTGCCAATAGTTTGGTGGAAATAGAAAAACGGCCAGGAACATTTTTAAATACCTTATTTTCCAAACTTCCATTTACAACATTTTTCTTTCTTCCGTTCTTCTCTTTCTTCATTTGGTTGGTCTATATCAGAAAAAAATACACTTATACCGATCATTTAATCTTTAGCTTTCACAATCAGTCATTATTATTTATCTTGCTCATTGTTAGCAATTTGCTCAATGCAGTGTTCAATTTTAGTAGTGAAGGATTATTTATTTTAATTTTCGCTTTCTACCTTTACAAAGCAATGCGCAATTTCTATCAGCAAGGAAGAGTTAAAACGGTTATAAAGTATTTTTTCCTAAACACGATATTTTTTATCTTAGGCATAATAGCTATAACCATATTAATAGCACAAAGCGTATTTACATATTAA